A genomic stretch from Sulfurimonas sediminis includes:
- the nspC gene encoding carboxynorspermidine decarboxylase, translating to MNPIKTPCYVCEEALLERNLKTLEYVQQQSGAKIILALKGFAMWSTFELVAKYLKGCTASGLYEAKLAREEFCKYNPDAEVHTYSPAYKDDEIEEIAKISDHIVFNSPKQLERYIWKVKEINKNIHVSLRVNPEVSSSPVDIYNPCGLYSRLGTTLQNFDEKLLEKIDGLNFHALCEQNVDALEQVLAAFEDKFGRYLKNLQYVNFGGGHHITKKGYDIEKLIWIIKGFRKKYDVDVYLEPGEAVGWETGYLQSTVLDVFQNGMNIAILDTSAEAHMPDTLAMPYRAEVRGAGLADEKKYTYRLGGNTCLAGDIMGDYSFDSPLHVGDTVIFEDQIHYTFVKNTTFNGVKLPSLVIKRKNGTMELIKEFGYEDYKRRLS from the coding sequence ATGAATCCAATAAAAACACCGTGTTATGTATGTGAGGAAGCTCTTTTAGAAAGAAATTTAAAAACTCTGGAATATGTCCAGCAGCAAAGCGGTGCCAAAATTATTCTTGCATTGAAGGGCTTTGCAATGTGGAGTACTTTTGAGCTGGTGGCTAAATATTTAAAAGGCTGTACAGCCAGTGGTCTGTATGAGGCAAAACTTGCGCGTGAAGAGTTTTGCAAATACAATCCGGATGCAGAAGTGCATACATATTCTCCGGCATATAAAGATGATGAGATTGAAGAAATAGCCAAAATATCTGATCATATAGTCTTTAATTCTCCAAAGCAATTGGAAAGATATATTTGGAAAGTCAAAGAAATAAACAAAAATATTCATGTTTCTCTGAGAGTAAACCCTGAAGTCTCCTCTTCCCCGGTCGATATATACAACCCCTGTGGCTTGTACAGCAGACTGGGAACAACTCTGCAAAATTTTGATGAAAAACTGCTTGAAAAGATAGACGGACTGAATTTTCATGCACTGTGTGAGCAAAATGTAGATGCGCTTGAACAGGTTTTAGCGGCTTTTGAAGATAAATTCGGCAGATATCTGAAAAATTTGCAATATGTTAATTTCGGCGGAGGGCACCATATTACAAAAAAAGGCTATGATATTGAAAAACTTATTTGGATAATCAAAGGATTTCGTAAAAAATATGATGTTGATGTCTATTTGGAACCGGGGGAGGCTGTTGGCTGGGAAACAGGCTATCTGCAGTCCACTGTTTTGGACGTTTTTCAAAACGGCATGAATATAGCCATTTTGGATACATCAGCAGAAGCACATATGCCTGATACACTGGCAATGCCCTATCGTGCCGAAGTAAGAGGTGCAGGTCTTGCAGATGAAAAAAAATATACCTACCGTTTGGGAGGCAATACCTGTCTTGCCGGTGATATTATGGGTGACTACTCTTTTGATTCCCCTTTACATGTAGGCGATACTGTGATATTTGAGGATCAAATTCATTATACTTTTGTAAAGAACACTACATTTAACGGAGTAAAACTGCCTTCTTTGGTGATTAAACGCAAAAATGGAACGATGGAGCTTATCAAAGAATTTGGCTATGAAGATTACAAAAGAAGACTTTCGTAA
- a CDS encoding saccharopine dehydrogenase family protein yields MKTTLIIGAGGVSRVVVHKCVQNANVFGKIVLASRTKSKCDAIRAELPDADIETFALDADNTQEIIELINKVRADIVINVALPYQDLTIMDACIATKTDYLDTANYEHPDEAKFEYKLQWEKDKAFHEAGIMGLLGSGFDPGVTNVFCAYAQKHYFDEIHTIDILDCNAGDHGYPFATNFNPEINLREVSANGRYWENGQWIETKPMEIKMVWDYPEVGPKDSYLLYHEEMESLVKHIKGLKRIRFFMTFGESYLTHMQCLQNVGMLGIEPVEHNGQKIIPIEFLKTLLPDPASLGPRTKGKTNIGIVAEGVKDGKKKKIYIYQVSDHEACYKEVNSQAVSYTTGVPAMIGAKLMLEKVWYKTGVHNMEEFDPDPFMEELNKQGLPWKIQELE; encoded by the coding sequence ATGAAGACAACTTTAATAATAGGTGCAGGTGGCGTAAGTCGGGTAGTTGTGCATAAATGTGTACAAAATGCAAATGTTTTTGGAAAAATTGTACTTGCAAGCAGAACAAAATCAAAATGCGATGCCATCAGAGCAGAACTGCCTGATGCAGATATAGAGACCTTTGCTCTTGATGCCGACAATACCCAGGAAATAATTGAATTAATAAACAAGGTACGGGCAGACATTGTAATCAATGTGGCATTGCCGTATCAGGATTTGACCATAATGGATGCCTGTATCGCAACAAAAACAGACTACCTTGACACGGCAAACTATGAACATCCCGATGAGGCAAAGTTTGAGTATAAATTACAGTGGGAAAAAGACAAAGCATTTCATGAAGCAGGTATCATGGGACTGCTTGGAAGCGGTTTTGATCCGGGCGTGACAAATGTTTTTTGTGCCTATGCGCAAAAACACTATTTTGATGAAATTCACACTATAGATATACTTGACTGTAATGCAGGAGATCACGGCTACCCTTTTGCGACAAATTTCAACCCTGAAATCAACCTCCGTGAAGTTTCTGCAAACGGACGATACTGGGAAAACGGGCAATGGATAGAGACAAAGCCGATGGAGATAAAAATGGTGTGGGATTATCCTGAAGTAGGGCCTAAAGATTCCTATCTGCTTTATCATGAAGAGATGGAATCACTGGTAAAACATATAAAAGGACTCAAGCGTATTCGGTTTTTTATGACCTTTGGAGAGAGTTATCTTACGCATATGCAGTGTTTACAAAATGTCGGTATGCTGGGTATTGAACCTGTTGAGCATAACGGGCAGAAAATCATTCCTATAGAGTTTTTAAAAACACTGCTTCCTGATCCAGCTTCACTTGGCCCTCGTACAAAAGGAAAAACAAATATCGGTATTGTGGCAGAGGGTGTAAAAGACGGCAAAAAGAAAAAAATCTACATTTATCAGGTGAGTGACCATGAGGCATGTTACAAAGAAGTAAATTCTCAGGCAGTTTCATATACGACGGGAGTTCCGGCGATGATAGGTGCAAAACTGATGCTTGAAAAAGTCTGGTATAAAACAGGTGTGCATAATATGGAAGAGTTTGATCCTGATCCTTTTATGGAGGAGCTTAATAAACAGGGACTTCCATGGAAAATTCAAGAACTAGAATAA
- a CDS encoding diacylglycerol kinase, whose translation MKLNKPKHNLYRNGMYAVEGFIDIVKNETSFKWQLFMLLVMGVVAWVLPVDFVHSSILFISLFIPVLAEVANSAVERVVDLVTNEYHILAKQAKDAGATLVLLSLLVTLMIWIFTLADAFREN comes from the coding sequence ATGAAGCTGAATAAACCAAAACACAATCTTTACAGAAACGGTATGTATGCAGTAGAGGGTTTTATAGATATAGTAAAGAACGAAACATCATTTAAGTGGCAGCTTTTCATGCTTTTGGTGATGGGAGTTGTTGCCTGGGTTTTACCTGTAGACTTTGTCCACTCAAGTATACTTTTTATCTCACTGTTTATCCCTGTGTTGGCAGAAGTTGCAAACAGTGCCGTTGAAAGAGTTGTGGATCTGGTGACCAATGAGTACCATATTTTGGCAAAACAGGCAAAAGATGCCGGAGCAACTCTGGTTTTACTGAGCTTGTTGGTTACACTTATGATATGGATTTTTACATTAGCAGATGCTTTTAGGGAGAATTAG
- a CDS encoding MFS transporter, which yields MFKIAGVINYLAVVFLNAFTDLGHKIIIQNTIFKVYDGSTQIVLTAIVNALVLLPFILIFSPSGFLADRFAKNKIMEYAALFAVIITLGITYAYYHGYFVFAFILTFLLAMQSAIYGPAKYGYIKELVGVKFLSSANSAVQAITTVAILGGIIFYTVLFEGMYDDSLVTQSQILQAVAPLGWLLVIGSIIEWFLASKLPNKMIEASKRDFRLKKYVSGVYLFRNIKTVRRNREIFDAIIALSLFWSISQVVLAVFGEYAKDELHVTNTIYVQGVMALAGIGIVIGSIMVAKLSRFYINVGLAGIGATLITLIVFSVPFLHSMTLIAVMFTLFGIFAAFILVPLNARIQYLASRVHLGIILAANNFIQNIFMFTFLLLTTIFAYFGMNAELLFYFMGFVGLYLIRKLYKRYVIEMFFSLMGLFAALRHKYIYIGLENIPQDKAVLLLGNHVSWLDWILLQLPLQRRINYMMDKDIYNWKFFHPIFKKGEAIPLSPRAFKDAIKEAHKRLQKGSVVALFPEGEISKDGNIHEFKRGYELIPNDYEGVIVPFYIGKGIFGSSFAKYKPKDAKRNIFKRREVKICFGNPLPINTKAKELQEIILKMREKYEAE from the coding sequence ATGTTTAAAATAGCAGGTGTTATCAACTATCTTGCAGTGGTTTTTCTCAATGCTTTTACCGATCTTGGGCACAAAATCATTATACAAAATACGATATTCAAGGTTTATGACGGCAGTACACAAATTGTCTTGACAGCAATCGTCAATGCCCTGGTTTTGCTTCCTTTTATTTTGATTTTTTCTCCTTCGGGTTTCTTGGCAGACAGATTTGCCAAAAACAAAATCATGGAGTATGCTGCTCTTTTTGCGGTTATTATTACCCTTGGTATTACCTATGCCTATTATCATGGGTATTTTGTTTTTGCATTTATCTTAACCTTTTTGCTTGCAATGCAAAGTGCAATTTACGGCCCGGCGAAATACGGCTATATAAAAGAGTTAGTTGGTGTGAAATTTCTCAGCAGTGCCAACAGTGCTGTTCAGGCAATCACAACCGTTGCAATTCTCGGCGGTATTATTTTTTATACGGTTTTATTTGAGGGAATGTATGATGATTCTTTAGTGACACAATCGCAAATATTACAGGCTGTTGCTCCTTTGGGCTGGCTTTTGGTGATTGGTTCGATTATCGAATGGTTTTTGGCCTCCAAACTGCCAAATAAAATGATAGAAGCGAGCAAACGGGATTTTCGCTTAAAAAAGTATGTGAGCGGTGTCTATTTGTTCAGAAACATTAAAACAGTCAGAAGAAACAGAGAAATTTTTGATGCGATTATCGCACTCAGTCTTTTCTGGTCTATATCACAGGTTGTTTTGGCTGTGTTTGGGGAATATGCAAAAGATGAGCTACATGTAACCAACACTATCTATGTTCAGGGTGTGATGGCGCTTGCAGGTATTGGCATTGTTATCGGCTCCATTATGGTTGCAAAACTTTCAAGATTTTATATCAATGTCGGTTTGGCGGGGATAGGGGCAACACTTATTACACTTATAGTTTTTAGTGTGCCGTTTTTGCACTCTATGACACTTATTGCAGTTATGTTTACACTCTTTGGTATTTTTGCGGCATTTATTCTGGTGCCGTTAAATGCAAGAATTCAGTACCTGGCTTCACGTGTGCATCTTGGGATTATTTTAGCGGCAAACAATTTTATACAAAATATTTTTATGTTTACTTTTTTACTGCTTACAACGATATTTGCATATTTTGGGATGAATGCGGAGTTGCTTTTTTATTTTATGGGTTTTGTCGGCCTTTATTTGATACGAAAGCTCTATAAAAGATATGTTATCGAGATGTTTTTTTCACTCATGGGTCTGTTTGCAGCACTCAGGCATAAATATATTTATATCGGTCTGGAAAATATTCCGCAGGATAAAGCTGTGTTGCTGCTTGGCAATCATGTAAGCTGGCTTGACTGGATTTTACTGCAGCTTCCTTTGCAAAGACGCATAAACTATATGATGGACAAAGATATATATAACTGGAAATTTTTTCATCCGATTTTTAAAAAAGGAGAAGCAATTCCTCTCTCACCCAGAGCCTTTAAAGATGCCATAAAAGAAGCGCATAAAAGATTACAAAAAGGGAGTGTTGTAGCACTCTTTCCAGAAGGAGAAATATCAAAAGACGGAAACATTCATGAGTTTAAAAGAGGGTATGAGTTAATTCCGAATGATTATGAGGGTGTCATCGTTCCTTTTTATATAGGAAAGGGGATATTTGGCAGTTCTTTTGCAAAATACAAGCCAAAAGATGCAAAAAGGAATATTTTTAAGCGCAGAGAAGTTAAAATCTGTTTTGGAAATCCTCTGCCGATAAACACAAAAGCAAAAGAGTTACAAGAGATAATTTTAAAAATGAGAGAAAAATATGAAGCTGAATAA
- a CDS encoding ribonuclease E inhibitor RraB, with product MREIFIRNEDGKKVFIEIDLHAYGYSNKYGWLFSVFIKFDALDESAEGFEEYLDVKESLIIALEHDDKAKYVGSRAVDGWSELYFYALDSKGLDSIVTNLLKDANYIYESSVVRDTKWDFHYKNLAPNELELCHIKSEKIIFLLEEEGDDLEIPRAVEHYVSFDTPTQKNKFLNSLSLEGFSFKDEISSEEFENGVALLKTHAVTREEVKKVVNELFEAIKKEQGYYEGWSTLLAQEENV from the coding sequence ATGAGAGAAATATTTATAAGAAACGAAGACGGAAAAAAAGTATTTATAGAAATTGATTTGCATGCCTATGGCTACAGTAACAAGTATGGATGGCTGTTCAGTGTGTTTATAAAGTTTGATGCTTTGGATGAGAGTGCGGAAGGCTTTGAAGAGTATCTGGATGTCAAAGAGTCCCTGATCATAGCATTGGAACATGATGACAAAGCAAAATATGTGGGTTCGAGGGCTGTGGATGGCTGGAGTGAACTTTATTTTTATGCGCTTGACTCCAAAGGTTTGGATTCAATTGTAACAAATTTACTCAAGGATGCAAACTATATATATGAAAGCAGCGTAGTCCGTGATACAAAATGGGACTTTCATTATAAAAATCTTGCTCCAAATGAACTTGAACTGTGTCATATAAAGAGTGAAAAAATTATTTTTTTACTTGAAGAAGAGGGGGATGATCTGGAAATTCCAAGAGCTGTAGAGCATTATGTCTCTTTTGATACACCTACACAAAAGAATAAATTTTTAAACTCTTTATCCCTTGAAGGTTTTAGTTTTAAAGATGAGATAAGCAGTGAAGAGTTTGAAAACGGTGTGGCTCTGCTTAAAACACATGCTGTGACAAGAGAGGAAGTAAAAAAAGTTGTCAATGAACTTTTTGAAGCAATAAAAAAAGAGCAGGGCTATTATGAAGGATGGAGTACGCTTTTAGCACAAGAAGAAAATGTTTAA
- a CDS encoding porin produces MKKSKISFALASMLLVSSASFGDDKTDILKLQQEVKDLKEMTQILVDETSDLKTGFNYTKVDEKKRYTGLGSAASKVYYSKSPLSIGGYGEMYYSSSQKGGSETQIKRFITYFGYKFSDNIILNSEIEYEGGGVKATSTGATGDTVAVEFMYLDFIGNKNFNARLGNFLVPMGLMNEQHEPTLFTTIQRPNTAKYVIPTTWNSSGAMLYGEIAEGIEYKASIVTALQITDTGDKWVRNGRGSGRLVKNPDAAGQVRVDYTGTSGLLIGASSYFSKDLFMFDVHLDYKIGNARVYGTYAQNKRVDTNASQQVTANYGGFLNASYNIASLIGTDKKTPLFVQYERYNPQSEVSNGSTAGDAITDVTLGINFFPHEQVVLKAEYVISDNVATGNITGISLGFVF; encoded by the coding sequence ATGAAAAAGTCAAAAATCTCATTCGCCTTAGCGAGTATGTTATTAGTAAGCAGTGCCTCATTCGGGGATGATAAAACAGATATTCTTAAACTTCAGCAGGAAGTAAAAGACCTCAAAGAAATGACACAGATTCTTGTTGATGAAACAAGTGATTTGAAAACCGGTTTTAATTATACCAAAGTTGATGAAAAAAAGCGATATACAGGTTTGGGTAGTGCTGCATCTAAAGTTTACTACTCAAAATCACCGTTAAGTATCGGTGGATATGGCGAAATGTATTATTCAAGCAGCCAAAAAGGTGGTTCTGAAACACAGATAAAAAGATTCATTACATATTTTGGATATAAATTTTCTGACAATATCATCTTAAACTCGGAAATTGAATACGAAGGTGGCGGTGTAAAAGCTACAAGTACAGGTGCTACCGGTGATACAGTGGCCGTTGAATTTATGTACCTTGACTTCATAGGAAACAAAAACTTCAATGCACGTCTTGGTAATTTTCTTGTTCCTATGGGTTTAATGAATGAGCAGCATGAACCGACACTTTTTACAACGATCCAGCGTCCAAACACAGCGAAATATGTTATTCCGACAACATGGAACAGTTCAGGCGCAATGCTTTACGGTGAAATTGCAGAGGGTATAGAGTATAAGGCTTCCATTGTCACAGCACTGCAGATTACAGATACCGGAGACAAATGGGTAAGAAACGGCCGTGGCAGCGGGCGTTTGGTAAAAAATCCGGATGCAGCAGGACAGGTAAGAGTTGATTACACAGGAACAAGTGGTTTGCTTATCGGTGCTTCATCATATTTTTCCAAAGATCTGTTTATGTTTGATGTTCACCTTGATTATAAAATAGGCAATGCCAGAGTTTATGGTACCTATGCACAAAATAAAAGAGTAGATACCAATGCAAGTCAACAGGTGACAGCCAACTATGGCGGTTTCTTAAATGCAAGTTACAATATTGCTTCTTTGATAGGCACTGACAAAAAAACACCTCTTTTTGTGCAGTATGAACGATACAACCCTCAGTCAGAGGTAAGTAACGGGAGTACGGCAGGTGATGCTATAACAGATGTGACGCTTGGAATCAACTTTTTTCCACATGAGCAGGTAGTCCTTAAAGCTGAGTATGTTATCTCAGATAATGTAGCTACAGGGAACATCACCGGCATATCTTTAGGTTTTGTTTTTTAA
- a CDS encoding FMN-binding protein codes for MKYISLFILLLTQQLSAQLLVSPIDAMKENFDRNATITKKNILLTHDKFKTIQKNAGVKLTTKIYRVYIAKKNGKILGYGVLVNRKVRSKNAVTLYFFKDSVLQGIEVIAFNETLEYLPPKRWTQQFENRKTDKVLKLNREITNISGATMSAKSLTDGSRIAFAIYNMLYKDK; via the coding sequence ATGAAATATATTTCACTATTTATACTGTTATTAACACAACAATTATCAGCACAACTCCTTGTGTCTCCCATTGATGCAATGAAAGAGAACTTTGATCGCAACGCAACAATTACCAAAAAAAATATTCTTCTGACACATGACAAATTTAAAACAATACAAAAAAATGCAGGCGTAAAACTTACTACAAAAATTTACAGAGTTTATATAGCCAAAAAAAATGGAAAAATACTGGGATATGGTGTACTTGTCAACAGAAAGGTCCGTTCCAAGAATGCGGTCACACTCTATTTCTTCAAAGACTCTGTTTTACAGGGAATAGAAGTCATTGCCTTTAATGAAACGCTGGAATATCTTCCGCCAAAAAGATGGACACAGCAGTTTGAAAACAGAAAAACCGACAAGGTATTAAAACTTAATCGGGAGATAACAAATATCTCAGGGGCAACAATGAGCGCAAAAAGTCTTACAGACGGTTCGCGTATAGCATTTGCCATATACAACATGCTGTATAAGGACAAATAA
- a CDS encoding multiheme c-type cytochrome, with the protein MKKIILILLVFLGYTSLFCNDNTVCKKCHPLIYKEYYNSIHRKSSLANDKIYKAVFEKEHAKKQKCNSCHAPSAKNPQEEKEAPISCIYCHTIKNIVKDDTANKNILTGKKKDFFSAQKDKKNESKVKYETTTSFFGLIKRSKNSPYHQIEYNNENYYNGNVCMGCHSHVNNAHNFDIIMLDAYIDQKDKNTCISCHMPQVTGSKTTLSDSKTHAYHGIAGLHRFTETLGKYIDFQVQKHEKGFQVTLKNLTNHALFGQAYREGILNVTVIRGKEKLVQKPYIFTRIFGKGNEESMPFEATNILKDTLIYAKKNILYTTKLQKGDKVVLTLGFRLISKKAAKELDLQNDKKLTKIKVLKTETFSF; encoded by the coding sequence ATGAAAAAAATTATATTAATACTTCTGGTCTTTCTCGGATACACTTCTTTGTTTTGTAATGACAATACGGTCTGTAAAAAATGCCATCCTTTGATTTATAAAGAGTATTACAACTCCATACATAGAAAATCATCCCTGGCCAATGATAAAATATATAAAGCAGTTTTTGAAAAAGAACATGCAAAAAAACAAAAATGCAACAGCTGCCATGCCCCAAGCGCAAAAAACCCCCAAGAGGAAAAAGAAGCACCCATATCGTGTATCTACTGCCATACCATTAAAAATATCGTAAAAGATGACACAGCAAATAAAAATATTTTAACAGGAAAGAAAAAAGACTTTTTCAGCGCGCAAAAAGACAAAAAAAATGAATCTAAAGTAAAATATGAAACAACAACTTCTTTCTTTGGTCTTATAAAACGCTCTAAAAATTCCCCTTATCATCAAATAGAGTACAACAATGAAAACTACTATAACGGCAATGTCTGCATGGGATGCCATTCACATGTAAACAACGCCCATAATTTTGACATTATCATGCTTGATGCATATATTGACCAAAAAGACAAAAACACCTGTATATCCTGTCATATGCCACAGGTAACAGGCAGTAAAACAACGCTGAGTGACAGTAAAACCCATGCCTATCATGGTATAGCCGGTTTGCACAGATTCACTGAAACACTTGGTAAATATATAGATTTTCAAGTACAAAAACATGAAAAAGGCTTTCAGGTCACCCTAAAAAATCTGACAAACCATGCTCTTTTCGGACAGGCATACAGAGAAGGGATTTTAAATGTTACAGTCATACGAGGCAAAGAAAAACTAGTCCAGAAACCCTATATATTTACACGTATTTTCGGTAAGGGCAATGAAGAAAGTATGCCTTTTGAAGCAACAAATATTTTAAAAGACACTCTTATTTATGCAAAAAAAAATATTCTCTATACAACAAAACTGCAAAAAGGAGATAAAGTCGTACTGACCCTCGGTTTCCGTCTCATCTCAAAAAAAGCAGCAAAAGAGTTAGATCTTCAAAATGATAAAAAACTCACAAAAATAAAGGTTTTAAAAACGGAAACATTCAGTTTTTAA
- a CDS encoding FAD:protein FMN transferase, with protein MYRLFLFASLFITCNADVQMIQRTKVLMGTFVSISVDKEDKKLLKPSFEIIKRVDNSLSTYKKNTPIFKLNNSHHAFLNQYSYEALKLSLKYYKETEGYFNIAVGTITKDLYRFGANERIAAKSELQKSSTSIEALRFDRHEAFLENGVKIDLGGMGKGFATDKVSKFLLQNKVKKAVVALSGDIRCIGSCKVAVNNPLDVTHPLVTFIMRDSGVSTSGNYNRYVQRKKYNHLINPKTKESEQKFISITLVSKLPSATLDAYATAASVMPVKKSYAFLNAKNLAYIILQADKKLIISKNIDDYVDLLHNPG; from the coding sequence ATGTACAGACTTTTTCTTTTTGCATCGTTGTTCATTACATGTAATGCCGATGTACAGATGATACAACGTACAAAAGTACTTATGGGCACTTTTGTATCAATATCAGTTGACAAAGAAGACAAAAAGCTCCTCAAACCCTCTTTTGAGATTATAAAAAGGGTTGACAATTCTCTTTCTACCTATAAAAAGAACACGCCAATATTTAAACTCAACAACAGCCATCACGCATTTTTGAATCAATACTCCTACGAAGCCTTGAAACTCTCTTTAAAATACTATAAAGAGACAGAGGGATATTTTAATATCGCTGTAGGAACTATTACAAAAGATTTGTACAGATTTGGTGCCAATGAACGTATTGCTGCAAAAAGTGAGCTGCAAAAGAGTTCTACCTCCATTGAGGCACTCAGATTTGACAGGCATGAAGCTTTTTTGGAAAATGGTGTCAAAATAGATCTTGGCGGTATGGGAAAGGGGTTTGCGACAGACAAAGTCAGTAAATTTTTACTGCAAAACAAGGTGAAGAAGGCAGTGGTTGCTCTGAGCGGAGACATACGATGTATAGGCAGCTGCAAGGTTGCCGTTAACAACCCTCTGGATGTGACACATCCTTTGGTTACATTTATCATGCGTGACAGTGGTGTAAGTACAAGCGGCAACTATAACCGTTATGTACAAAGAAAAAAGTATAATCATCTCATTAATCCAAAAACAAAAGAATCAGAGCAAAAATTCATCTCCATAACACTTGTTTCAAAACTTCCTTCGGCGACACTCGATGCATATGCAACGGCTGCAAGTGTTATGCCGGTAAAAAAATCATATGCGTTTTTAAATGCAAAAAATCTTGCCTATATTATTTTACAGGCAGATAAAAAGCTCATTATAAGTAAAAACATAGATGATTATGTTGATCTATTGCATAATCCGGGTTAA
- a CDS encoding bifunctional 3,4-dihydroxy-2-butanone 4-phosphate synthase/GTP cyclohydrolase II translates to MKPTERVLQAIEDIKKGKMVIMVDDEDRENEGDLVYAAAFSTPAHVNFMAMHARGLICVALSKSIADRLDLNPMVSSNTSSYETAFTISVDAKNALTGISAKERDDTIKILANPISKPDELVKPGHIFPLIAKEGGTLVRTGHTEGSVDLCRLAGLSEAGVICEIIKDDGEMARRDDLDIFAKKHDLHTVFISDIVEYRLANERLVKETDVQEIEFFGVKVQRHTFEDHDGIQHTAILFYNAGEVANVRVHNVIPDCELFLQQEKYNNLISSIEYLKQNSGLLVFINKTHHQDNAAIKEFGIGAQIIKSFGISKMNLITSMKKTDFVGLGGFGLEVNEIIDI, encoded by the coding sequence ATGAAACCGACAGAGAGAGTTTTACAGGCGATAGAAGATATCAAAAAAGGCAAGATGGTTATTATGGTCGATGATGAGGACAGAGAAAATGAGGGCGATCTGGTCTATGCGGCTGCCTTTTCTACACCGGCACATGTAAACTTTATGGCAATGCACGCACGGGGGCTTATCTGTGTTGCTCTTTCCAAGTCTATTGCCGACAGGCTTGATTTGAATCCTATGGTGAGTTCAAATACTTCTTCGTATGAAACTGCCTTTACAATCTCTGTTGATGCCAAAAATGCTTTGACAGGTATTTCGGCAAAAGAGAGAGATGATACTATAAAAATACTGGCAAATCCTATTTCCAAACCGGATGAGTTGGTAAAACCGGGACATATTTTTCCTCTCATTGCAAAAGAGGGCGGTACACTTGTAAGAACAGGTCATACGGAGGGGTCGGTTGATTTATGTCGCTTGGCAGGGTTAAGCGAAGCGGGTGTTATTTGTGAAATTATTAAAGATGACGGTGAAATGGCACGCCGGGATGATTTAGATATTTTTGCGAAAAAGCATGATTTGCATACGGTATTTATTTCTGATATTGTTGAATACCGACTTGCAAACGAGAGACTTGTCAAAGAGACAGATGTTCAGGAGATAGAGTTTTTCGGAGTAAAAGTACAGCGACATACCTTTGAAGACCATGATGGTATACAACACACTGCCATACTTTTTTACAATGCCGGAGAAGTTGCCAATGTACGGGTTCACAATGTTATTCCGGATTGTGAACTGTTCTTGCAGCAAGAAAAATACAATAACCTTATCAGCTCCATAGAGTATCTTAAACAAAACAGCGGTTTATTGGTTTTTATAAACAAAACACACCATCAGGATAATGCAGCTATAAAAGAGTTCGGTATTGGTGCACAGATTATTAAATCATTTGGTATTTCAAAAATGAATCTTATTACGTCTATGAAGAAGACTGACTTTGTCGGACTTGGCGGGTTCGGACTTGAAGTCAATGAGATTATTGACATCTAA
- a CDS encoding type II toxin-antitoxin system RelE/ParE family toxin — MKIIYEPRFVNSFNNIWDYIAQDSKNRANKFKKEIKKLIEDIHLMPYKCRKSIYFDNDNIRDSIYKGYTVVYKIDDKKSIITVLGIKKYKAEL, encoded by the coding sequence ATGAAAATTATCTATGAGCCAAGGTTTGTAAATTCTTTTAATAACATTTGGGACTATATCGCACAAGATAGCAAAAATAGAGCAAATAAATTTAAAAAAGAGATAAAAAAATTAATTGAAGATATACACCTTATGCCTTACAAATGTAGAAAATCAATTTACTTTGATAATGATAATATCCGAGACTCGATTTATAAAGGATATACAGTCGTATATAAAATTGATGACAAGAAATCAATCATTACAGTTTTAGGTATTAAAAAGTATAAGGCAGAATTGTAA